Proteins found in one Lycium ferocissimum isolate CSIRO_LF1 chromosome 6, AGI_CSIRO_Lferr_CH_V1, whole genome shotgun sequence genomic segment:
- the LOC132061342 gene encoding disease resistance protein RGA2-like translates to MEIAFTAHEILERISSKRVCEMALRWNLQGQLDQMQQHLKSAMQETFHDQNQGVELLRDALSEADKIFDELEVHALQSQIQPLQRLKLSKVKNFFCSLNYQRSNTLQSQIRVQIGSRIRSLNSRLAELQIYWTPNLRLLGLSNQHERVLMHRPYPVQRIDVFGRENDREKIVEALLGLRNESAISVVPVFGIGGIGKTTLAKMVYNDARVMRQFQLRIWVNASRVFDVNKLVEKVIKSASGNEVTDLRNLNEAELRAVFCKVLLKRTYLLVLDDLWIDNEGQWNELKSLLAGGHGNMILVTTRSESVASITGTVPPYNLGGILDDDCLALFLRKASGEGEEIQTNPNLLRIGAEITKKCEGIPLDAVVLGSSLYKETSLCHWEWIRDHRIWDSGNNAISTLSALKISYEKLPCYLKVCLAYSSVFLDSNIQIDKLIQLWMAQGLIHPSTGFHEPEEIGLQYFEELRSRSFFQEMEGTHPLFISVCKMHDLVHYIAEAVVDGECSTIVSHSQNISKYVRHIALSDYDLSGKELPSSLSEHSMLRTIFFPVQGVGPTSTSFVEACISRFKYLLLLDLSDSCFEVLPNSIEELKHLKYLDVSANGYISSLPNAVCKLQSLQTLRVAYCTKLEVLPSYTENMINLRHLYMTTRQEVFSDKIIGCLRALRSLYIYSCKNLISLSDGLQHLTSLRTLTIVDCPRLTFLPSSMKYLTALKSLSIIDCEELTLLEWQDIEGIKMLRSLVIGGLPQLESKDVQCLRSLQLLVVSGLPHFISLPRWLEGAACTLRHLRVDRCPNFMSFPEWLRDLTSLESIEVSECRKLSSLPEGMHGLTNLKVLTIDSCPKLSEACQSMDKSKIDHIPKIIIDRVFIR, encoded by the coding sequence ATGGAGATAGCTTTCACTGCACATGAGATTCTGGAGAGGATAAGCTCGAAACGAGTTTGTGAAATGGCCTTGAGATGGAATTTGCAAGGTCAGCTTGACCAAATGCAGCAGCATCTGAAGTCAGCAATGCAAGAAACCTTCCATGACCAGAACCAAGGGGTGGAGTTGCTAAGGGATGCACTTTCTGAAGCTGATAAGATCTTTGATGAACTTGAAGTTCACGCTTTGCAAAGCCAAATACAGCCTCTTCAAAGACTTAAATTATCAAAGGTGAAAAATTTCTTCTGTAGCTTAAATTATCAAAGGTCAAACACTTTGCAAAGCCAAATACGAGTGCAGATAGGTTCAAGAATCAGAAGTTTGAACAGTAGATTAGCTGAACTTCAAATTTATTGGACACCTAACTTGCGTCTGTTAGGGCTTTCCAATCAACATGAGAGGGTTCTCATGCACAGGCCATATCCAGTCCAACGTATCGATGTATTTGGAAGGGAAAATGATAGAGAGAAAATTGTGGAAGCCTTGCTGGGGTTGAGAAATGAATCAGCTATATCTGTTGTACCGGTGTTTGGAATTGGAGGTATTGGAAAGACTACTCTGGCAAAAATGGTATACAATGATGCCAGGGTAATGAGGCAATTCCAGCTGCGGATATGGGTGAATGCATCGCGTGTATTTGATGTGAACAAGCTAGTTGAGAAAGTTATCAAATCTGCCTCAGGAAATGAAGTCACAGATTTAAGGAATCTGAATGAGGCAGAATTGCGGGCTGTGTTTTGCAAGGTTTTGCTCAAAAGGACTTATTTACTCGTCTTAGATGACCTTTGGATTGACAACGAAGGACAGTGGAATGAGTTAAAGAGTTTGTTAGCTGGTGGACATGGAAATATGATACTTGTGACTACACGTAGTGAATCCGTAGCTTCGATAACAGGCACAGTTCCTCCTTACAATTTAGGTGGCATCTTGGATGACGATTGTCTAGCTTTATTCTTGAGAAAGGCTTCCGGGGAAGGTGAAGAGATTCAAACCAATCCTAATCTTTTGAGAATTGGTGCTGAAATCACGAAGAAATGTGAAGGCATTCCGTTAGATGCAGTTGTCTTGGGAAGTTCTCTGTACAAAGAGACGTCACTATGTCATTGGGAATGGATAAGGGATCATCGTATATGGGACTCAGGTAATAACGCTATCAGCACTTTGTCAGCATTGAAAATTAGCTATGAAAAGTTGCCCTGTTACTTGAAAGTCTGTCTGGCTTATAGCTCTGTTTTCCTGGATTCCAACATCCAGATAGATAAACTGATTCAATTGTGGATGGCACAAGGGTTAATCCATCCTTCAACTGGATTCCACGAGCCTGAAGAAATTGGCTTGCAGTATTTCGAGGAGTTGAGGTCAAGGTCATTTTTTCAGGAGATGGAAGGAACTCATCCCTTGTTTATCTCGGTTTGCAAAATGCATGACCTAGTACATTATATTGCGGAGGCAGTAGTGGATGGCGAATGCTCAACTATAGTATCTCATTCCCAAAATATTTCCAAGTATGTCAGACACATTGCACTTTCTGATTATGATCTCTCAGGGAAGGAGCTCCCGAGCTCCCTATCAGAACATAGTATGCTGCGTACCATCTTTTTTCCAGTCCAAGGAGTTGGTCCTACTAGCACATCGTTTGTCGAAGCTTGCATATCAAGATTCAAATATTTACTGTTACTTGATTTGAGTGACTCATGCTTTGAGGTATTGCCAAACTCCATAGAGGAATTGAAGCACTTAAAATATCTTGATGTTAGTGCAAATGGCTACATTAGCTCACTACCCAATGCGGTATGCAAATTGCAGAGCCTGCAAACTCTTCGAGTTGCTTATTGCACAAAACTAGAAGTTTTACCTAGTTACACAGAGAACATGATCAACTTGAGGCATTTGTACATGACGACCAGACAAGAAGTTTTCTCTGACAAGATAATTGGATGCTTGCGTGCTCTTCGATCTCTATACATTTACAGCTGCAAGAATCTCATATCTTTGTCTGATGGACTGCAACATCTAACTAGCCTCAGGACATTGACTATTGTGGACTGCCCAAGGCTGACATTTCTCCCAAGCAGTATGAAGTACCTTACTGCTCTTAAAAGCTTATCCATTATTGATTGTGAAGAGCTAACTTTGTTGGAGTGGCAGGATATTGAAGGTATTAAGATGCTTAGATCCCTCGTTATTGGGGGGTTACCACAGTTAGAATCGAAAGATGTACAATGCCTCAGGAGCCTTCAATTATTGGTTGTTTCTGGGCTGCCTCATTTCATTTCTTTGCCTCGGTGGCTAGAAGGTGCAGCTTGTACTTTACGACACTTGAGGGTCGACAGGTGTCCCAACTTCATGTCTTTTCCTGAGTGGCTTAGAGATCTCACATCACTCGAATCGATTGAAGTTTCAGAATGCCGCAAGCTATCTTCCTTGCCTGAAGGAATGCATGGCCTGACTAACTTGAAAGTGCTGACTATTGATAGCTGCCCGAAATTGAGTGAAGCATGTCAAAGCATGGATAAATCTAAGATAGATCATATCCCAAAGATTATTATTGACAGAGTATTCATCAGATGA